Genomic window (Pseudomonas sp. MM211):
AGCGTCACTCGCAACAAGGACGACGAACGCATCCTGACCCGGGCGCCTCGACACAGCATCAAGACCTTCACCACCTACCGCCTCCCAGGCGCACTGAATAAATTAACGATTGGCGGTGGGGTCAACTGGGAAAGCAAGACCGGTGACAATCTGCATCTCTACACGCAAAGCAGCTATGCCCTCGCCAACCTGATGGCTCGCTATGACATCAGCGAAAACCTGACCGCCTCGCTCAACGTCAACAACCTGTTCGACAAGGAGTATTTCATGGGCTCGGCGGGTAACGGCATATATGGGCCGCCCCGCAACTTCATGACCTCCCTGAAATACACCTACTGACTTTCTCGCCCAAGCCATGCTCTCGCAGCACCTGGGCCGAGGTGATGCGAGATGTCTCCCGAGAAAGTCACACATGCATGTCCGACTGCCGCAGCACACCATTGTCGCGCTGAAGCTGAGGGCCAACGCTTTACCAACTCCATCACACCAATGATAGGCGCTACTGGCAAAAGGCCTTTACGATCACTAGAATCGCCGACGCAGGAAGCCACGCCCCGGCTCTCGGGTTAGCGTCATGGATAGACTCATCAAACCCTTCGCGCACAGGCTGCCCGAAGTACCCATGCGTTATCACCTTGTGAAAGTGTTCGGCAGCTTCCTGTCCGTTACAGGCCTTGCCCTGCCCACTTTTTCACGAGATTCGTATGAACAAGATCATCACCGCCAGCCTTGCAGGCATGCTCGTGCTGCTCGCCGGTTGCGCCACCGAAAGCTCGCGCACCCTGGAAGTCGCCAAGGTCACTACCGCTGCCAGCCATTACAACGGCCCGCGCAGCCCGATCGCCGTCGGCAAGTTCGATAACCGCTCCAGCTATCTGCGCGGCATTTTCAGCGACAGCGTCGACCGCCTTGGCGGGCAGGCCAAAACCATCCTGATCACCCACCTGCAGCAGTCGAACCGTTTCAATGTGCTCGACCGCGACAACCTCGCAGAGCTGCAGCAGGAGTCGGGTTTCTCCAAGCAGGCTCAACAGGTGAAAGGCGCCAACTTCGTGGTCACCGGTGACGTCACCGAATTCGGCCGCAAGGAAGTCGGCGACCACCAGCTGTTCGGTATTCTCGGCCGCGGCAAACAGCAGATCGCCTATGCCAAGGTGAACCTCAATATCGTCGACGTCACCACTTCCGAAGTGGTCTATTCCGCCCAGGGCGCCGGCGAGTACAGCCTGTCGAACCGTGAAGTCATCGGCTTCGGCGGCACCGCCAGTTACGACTCGACGCTCAATGGCAAGGTGCTCGACCTGGCGATTCGTGAAGCCGTGAACAACCTGGTCAGCGGTGTCGACAGCGGCGCCTGGCGCCCGGTCAAGTGAGCGCGGAGAACTCGACCATGAAATTCGCCCGTACTCCCCTTCTGCTGGCAGCCCTGCTCGCCGTTGCAACGCTGGGCGGCTGCGCCCAGCAGCCCAAATCGCTGTACTACTGGGATGGCTATCAGCAGCAGGTTTATCAGCGCTTCGAGAACACCACCGGCCCCGAAGAGCAGATTGCCGCCCTTGAAGCCAGCGTGCAGAAAGCCCGCGCGGCGGATCGCACTCTGCCGCCAGGCTTCCATGCCCATCTAGGCATGCTGTACGCGGAGATTGGCAA
Coding sequences:
- a CDS encoding CsgG/HfaB family protein; protein product: MNKIITASLAGMLVLLAGCATESSRTLEVAKVTTAASHYNGPRSPIAVGKFDNRSSYLRGIFSDSVDRLGGQAKTILITHLQQSNRFNVLDRDNLAELQQESGFSKQAQQVKGANFVVTGDVTEFGRKEVGDHQLFGILGRGKQQIAYAKVNLNIVDVTTSEVVYSAQGAGEYSLSNREVIGFGGTASYDSTLNGKVLDLAIREAVNNLVSGVDSGAWRPVK
- a CDS encoding DUF4810 domain-containing protein — encoded protein: MKFARTPLLLAALLAVATLGGCAQQPKSLYYWDGYQQQVYQRFENTTGPEEQIAALEASVQKARAADRTLPPGFHAHLGMLYAEIGKPDQVRQQFETEKALFPESAQYMDFLMRNIAK